One genomic region from Listeria monocytogenes encodes:
- a CDS encoding PTS sugar transporter subunit IIA translates to MGVKIDFLSISNINVNTKEDAILQLVNVLEKADYLADKSLFEQDILERERTLSTYIGHEIGLPHAQSSGVKEPCVVVGKLSKPVKWTEEEEFVQIVFLIAVPRDNQNNLHLKVLSNLARLLMHEDFRTKLSKLDDIATVALLNKSVKEDN, encoded by the coding sequence ATGGGTGTGAAAATCGACTTCTTGTCTATTTCAAACATCAATGTAAATACTAAAGAAGATGCGATTCTACAATTAGTGAATGTTTTAGAAAAAGCTGATTATTTGGCAGATAAATCACTTTTTGAACAAGATATTTTAGAACGCGAACGAACATTATCGACATATATTGGACACGAAATCGGCTTGCCTCATGCCCAAAGTAGTGGCGTAAAAGAGCCTTGCGTCGTTGTTGGGAAATTAAGTAAGCCTGTGAAGTGGACTGAAGAGGAAGAATTTGTCCAAATTGTATTTTTGATCGCGGTTCCTAGAGATAACCAAAATAATTTACATTTAAAAGTACTATCCAATCTAGCAAGACTATTAATGCATGAAGATTTTCGAACAAAATTAAGTAAGTTAGACGACATCGCAACAGTGGCACTATTAAACAAAAGTGTGAAGGAGGATAACTAA
- a CDS encoding PTS fructose transporter subunit EIIC: protein MRTLKFLQKHLMTATSYMIPFVVAGGILFALSVMLSGQAAVPDAGWLAKLNQIGAAGLALFIPILGGYIAFSMADKPGLAPGMIGAYLANEIGAGFIGGIIAGFLAGFVVIQLKKIKLAPSMRTLGSIFIYPLLGTLITGGIIVFLIGEPISGFMDWMTNALNSLSGAAKVPLGALLGAMISFDMGGPVNKVAATFAQTQVDTLPYLMGGVGVAICVPPIGLGVATLLFPKKFTRVEKDSGIAALLMGSVGITEGAIPFATADPLRVIPSIMVGSIVGNVSAFLFGCLNHAPWGGLIVLPVVDNRIGYIASIALGAVVTAIMLRILKKDATELDEALEEGQDIDDLDINFEDI from the coding sequence ATGAGAACTCTTAAATTTTTGCAAAAGCATTTGATGACAGCAACTTCTTATATGATTCCATTTGTCGTAGCTGGGGGGATATTGTTTGCGCTATCCGTTATGTTGAGCGGACAAGCTGCCGTTCCTGATGCGGGCTGGTTAGCAAAACTCAACCAAATTGGTGCAGCAGGCCTGGCTCTATTTATTCCGATTCTTGGTGGTTACATAGCATTTAGTATGGCAGATAAGCCTGGGCTTGCACCTGGGATGATTGGCGCCTACTTAGCAAACGAAATTGGTGCAGGATTTATCGGAGGTATTATCGCTGGTTTCTTAGCTGGTTTTGTCGTAATTCAATTAAAGAAAATTAAATTAGCACCTTCGATGAGAACGTTAGGATCCATTTTCATTTATCCATTACTTGGGACTTTGATTACGGGTGGAATTATCGTCTTCCTCATTGGAGAGCCAATATCAGGTTTTATGGATTGGATGACAAATGCGCTAAATAGCTTATCAGGCGCAGCAAAAGTTCCGCTAGGCGCACTTCTTGGTGCGATGATTTCCTTTGATATGGGAGGGCCTGTAAATAAAGTAGCAGCAACATTTGCACAAACCCAAGTGGATACACTCCCTTATTTAATGGGTGGAGTTGGTGTAGCAATTTGTGTACCGCCAATTGGTTTAGGCGTAGCAACACTTCTGTTTCCGAAGAAATTTACTCGTGTAGAAAAAGATTCGGGAATTGCAGCACTTTTGATGGGAAGCGTTGGTATAACAGAAGGAGCAATTCCTTTTGCAACAGCAGATCCATTACGGGTCATCCCTTCAATTATGGTTGGTTCGATTGTAGGTAACGTTTCGGCTTTCTTATTTGGTTGTTTAAATCATGCGCCTTGGGGTGGTTTAATCGTGTTACCTGTAGTTGATAATCGGATTGGTTACATTGCTTCTATTGCGCTTGGGGCAGTTGTGACGGCAATTATGCTCCGAATTTTGAAGAAAGATGCTACAGAGCTTGACGAGGCACTGGAGGAAGGGCAAGACATAGATGACTTAGATATTAATTTTGAAGACATTTAG
- a CDS encoding PTS fructose-like transporter subunit IIB, which yields MKIVAVTSCPSGVAHTYMSAESLELSAKKMGVTIKVETQGSSGIENKLTAKEIEEADCVIITNDVEIRESQRFKGKKVVKMSVSEIIKKSDALIKKLQTMFE from the coding sequence ATGAAAATAGTAGCAGTAACTTCATGTCCAAGCGGTGTGGCACATACGTATATGTCAGCAGAATCACTCGAACTCTCCGCAAAAAAAATGGGCGTCACTATTAAAGTAGAAACACAAGGCTCCTCTGGTATCGAAAATAAATTAACTGCAAAAGAAATTGAGGAAGCAGATTGTGTCATTATTACAAATGATGTCGAAATAAGGGAAAGCCAACGATTCAAAGGGAAAAAAGTGGTCAAAATGAGCGTTTCAGAAATCATAAAAAAATCGGACGCGCTAATTAAAAAGTTACAAACCATGTTCGAATGA
- a CDS encoding class II D-tagatose-bisphosphate aldolase non-catalytic subunit: MKLPIKKAVEALLKLQTTGDSATLIGVGPMSRNLLQASFELAKEDDYPLMFIASRNQVDADELGGGYVNGWNQFSFIDAIKEVAKEVDFDGLYYVCRDHGGPWQRDQERNDHLPTEKAMELGKKSYIADIEAGFDLLMIDPTKDPFEVGKVIPLETVLERTVDLIAFCEEERKKRGLPEVGYEVGTEETNGGLTSTETYEKFITQLKVELEKRDLPLPTFIVGQTGTLTRKTEQVGHFNFKNAYDLAQMAKKYGVGLKEHNGDYLDDVTLLEHIPSEITATNVAPQYGTEETRAYLKLVELEQKLVENGLIKTPSNAREVLLIQSIKSERWRKWMLDGQKDITINEIMQDDDLSLEILDIAGHYTFNDAMVKKEINTLYANLAANNIDGKRFVIDHIKRPIRNYSECYNLKGATTRIKQLAK, translated from the coding sequence TTGAAATTACCAATAAAAAAAGCAGTAGAAGCACTTTTGAAATTACAAACAACAGGGGATAGCGCTACACTTATCGGCGTTGGACCAATGTCTCGCAATCTTTTACAAGCAAGTTTCGAATTAGCGAAGGAAGATGATTATCCGCTTATGTTTATCGCTAGTCGTAATCAAGTAGATGCAGACGAACTTGGTGGCGGATATGTTAATGGCTGGAACCAATTTAGTTTCATTGATGCAATTAAAGAAGTTGCTAAAGAAGTGGATTTTGATGGGCTATATTATGTTTGTCGCGATCACGGGGGACCTTGGCAACGGGATCAAGAGAGAAATGATCACTTACCAACAGAAAAGGCGATGGAGTTAGGAAAAAAATCTTATATAGCGGATATTGAAGCTGGCTTTGACTTATTAATGATTGACCCAACCAAAGACCCTTTTGAAGTAGGAAAAGTTATTCCACTGGAAACTGTACTGGAAAGAACGGTTGATTTAATTGCATTTTGTGAGGAGGAACGAAAAAAACGTGGGCTGCCAGAAGTCGGTTATGAAGTTGGAACGGAAGAAACAAACGGCGGGCTAACTTCAACAGAAACGTATGAAAAGTTCATTACGCAATTAAAAGTGGAATTAGAAAAACGCGATTTACCATTACCGACTTTCATCGTTGGGCAAACAGGGACATTAACTCGTAAAACCGAGCAAGTAGGTCACTTTAATTTCAAAAACGCCTATGATTTAGCGCAAATGGCAAAAAAATATGGTGTCGGTTTGAAAGAGCATAATGGCGATTATCTTGATGATGTAACGCTTTTAGAACATATTCCATCAGAAATAACAGCAACCAATGTAGCACCACAATACGGAACAGAAGAGACTCGCGCGTACTTGAAACTAGTTGAGTTAGAGCAAAAATTAGTAGAGAATGGTTTAATCAAAACTCCTTCTAACGCACGGGAAGTTTTACTCATTCAATCGATTAAAAGTGAACGCTGGCGCAAATGGATGTTAGATGGTCAAAAAGATATCACTATCAATGAAATCATGCAAGATGATGATTTATCACTTGAAATCCTAGATATAGCAGGTCATTACACATTCAATGATGCAATGGTTAAGAAAGAAATCAACACATTATATGCCAATTTAGCTGCGAATAATATTGATGGAAAACGCTTTGTTATTGATCACATCAAACGCCCTATCCGCAATTACTCCGAATGTTACAATTTAAAAGGAGCCACAACTCGAATTAAACAATTAGCTAAATAA
- a CDS encoding HAD family hydrolase, giving the protein MINLIFDIDDTVYDQLKPFENAFKTVFGKADHLKIENLYIKSRFYSDEVYHRVVRGEMPKAEMHVYRITQALSDFDYQITKKEAETFQHAYEQNQRKIELSPGIKEILAWAKKNEMTMGIITNGPKEHQQHKINDLQINDWIPAEHTFISGKVGIEKPDKKIFKLVEEQIGINSAETYYIGDSFENDVIGSKSAGWKSIWLNRRGHLRPTEAAFQPDYCVENEQQLFAILQEIF; this is encoded by the coding sequence ATGATTAATTTAATTTTTGATATTGATGATACAGTTTATGACCAACTAAAACCATTTGAAAACGCATTTAAAACTGTTTTTGGAAAAGCAGACCACCTGAAAATCGAAAATTTATATATTAAAAGTCGATTTTATAGTGATGAAGTTTATCACCGCGTTGTCCGAGGAGAAATGCCGAAAGCAGAAATGCACGTTTATCGGATTACGCAGGCACTAAGCGATTTTGATTACCAAATTACGAAAAAAGAAGCAGAAACATTTCAACACGCCTACGAACAAAACCAACGTAAAATTGAACTTTCACCGGGGATTAAAGAAATTCTCGCATGGGCTAAAAAGAACGAAATGACGATGGGGATTATTACAAACGGACCAAAAGAACATCAACAACATAAAATAAATGATTTACAAATCAATGATTGGATTCCAGCCGAGCACACTTTTATTTCTGGTAAAGTCGGTATCGAAAAACCAGACAAGAAAATATTTAAGCTAGTAGAAGAACAAATAGGTATTAACAGCGCGGAAACATATTATATTGGTGATTCTTTTGAAAATGATGTAATTGGTTCAAAAAGCGCGGGATGGAAATCTATTTGGTTGAATAGACGAGGACATTTGAGACCAACAGAGGCAGCATTTCAGCCAGATTATTGTGTTGAAAATGAGCAACAATTATTCGCAATTTTACAGGAGATATTTTAA